A stretch of the Desulfobulbaceae bacterium genome encodes the following:
- a CDS encoding response regulator — protein sequence MERKQKILIVDDEPFNVKLLKALCENLGFETVAAADGREAVAKTIQHLPDLVLMDVMMPGMNGFEATALIKADPLTQGIPVIIVTALGSRGDRITGISKGADDFLTKPIDTEELTLRLKNLLKIKEYGDFLKNHNKKLEDQVAQRTEQLRGAFTDLEETHRSIKLAYIDTIERLARASEFKDEDTGQHLKRVSSFTRKLAEHLGMGEDFCEAIYYASPMHDIGKVGIPDRIILKPGSLDQEEWAIIKTHPGIGAGILQGSQAQYLQMAEEIALNHHERWDGGGYPRGLKGEAIPLSGRLMNLADQYDALRSKRPYKPAFDHAKTFSIISEGDGRTTPEHFDPQVLQAFRDCHEDFAVIYEELKDA from the coding sequence ATGGAAAGGAAACAAAAAATCCTGATTGTCGATGACGAACCCTTTAATGTTAAGCTTTTGAAGGCTTTGTGTGAAAACCTCGGCTTTGAGACGGTGGCTGCTGCCGATGGCCGGGAGGCGGTCGCCAAGACCATTCAGCATCTCCCGGATCTGGTGCTGATGGACGTGATGATGCCGGGGATGAACGGGTTTGAGGCGACTGCCCTGATCAAGGCCGACCCCCTGACCCAGGGAATCCCGGTGATCATCGTCACCGCCCTTGGTTCCCGGGGCGACCGGATTACCGGGATCAGCAAGGGGGCTGACGACTTTCTCACCAAGCCGATCGATACTGAGGAACTTACCTTGCGGCTCAAGAATCTCCTGAAAATTAAGGAATACGGCGATTTCTTGAAAAATCACAACAAGAAACTTGAGGATCAGGTGGCGCAGCGCACCGAACAACTTCGTGGCGCCTTCACCGATCTCGAGGAAACTCACCGGTCCATTAAACTGGCCTATATCGATACCATTGAGCGCTTGGCCCGGGCCTCGGAGTTTAAGGACGAGGACACCGGCCAGCACCTGAAACGGGTGAGCTCTTTCACCCGTAAACTGGCGGAACATCTTGGAATGGGTGAAGATTTTTGTGAGGCGATTTACTACGCCTCCCCCATGCATGATATCGGCAAGGTCGGGATCCCTGATCGCATTATCCTTAAGCCGGGCAGTCTCGATCAGGAGGAGTGGGCGATTATAAAGACCCACCCGGGGATTGGCGCTGGCATCCTGCAAGGATCCCAGGCCCAGTATCTGCAGATGGCCGAGGAGATTGCCTTAAACCACCACGAACGGTGGGACGGCGGCGGCTATCCGCGAGGTCTCAAAGGCGAGGCTATCCCGCTCTCCGGCCGTTTGATGAATCTAGCCGACCAGTACGATGCCCTGCGTTCCAAGCGGCCTTATAAGCCGGCCTTTGACCACGCAAAGACCTTTTCCATTATTTCCGAAGGTGATGGCCGCACCACGCCTGAACATTTCGATCCTCAGGTGTTGCAGGCATTTCGCGACTGTCATGAGGATTTCGCCGTCATTTATGAGGAGTTGAAGGATGCGTGA
- a CDS encoding GAF domain-containing protein — protein sequence MQVSFSITKKFFVLAILLVTLTAAVFGFSFWSTNHFTSDVQRVSIVARERMLAHEMVWNLFEAISHAEGVEAERLARLVRDQKLPNFEKMLRAIGDGSTAEGLLPMDTGHYDSALSAYAELVSEWQKSFRPALLQVSAVILSSEAGEKEERPLTNLHAILSQELKTYIERLDRFSSMMVDNYTAELHHHNIILFVFLVVVMALLGGIAVVVRRCFVQPIKDLAQAAQAVTAGDLSVAVTVNSRDELSGLATNFNGMTAAISDSLRDNARLLQRFKSLSRTIGLVLSVTEIETLLRDIAEEACRLVGARYGAVGIRDQHGGYEYFIHTGLSSDVLAELREKYGLPQNRGLLREIFNVDHPLRVADIAAHPSAIGFPAGHPVMRTYLGVPVRLQGLTIGAIYLVDRTDGEPFSEADEELISALANGTALAINNVRVMTKLTERNQELDILNRMAASTRKFENLETLLANILDEILTLKSLRLLKKGAIFLSDPKNQVLRMAVERNFGEPIKKSCREVPYGYCLCGLAAANKKIIECPACVKDSRHVIYYEGMEEHGHIILPLQDGDEVIGVLCLYLPPFTELKDSERRLFQAMADIVAIAVCNSQTFEAIEHKVKTRTAELEMATNELIISKEAAEAANTAKSEFLANMSHELRTPLNAIIGFSEILINGVAGPMTDGQKDYLQDVYTSGQHLLALINSILDLAKIEAGRIELEYKTVNISELINESLLFIREKTMTHGLEVTVTVEPENVKVEADPFRLKQLLVNLLSNAAKFTPDGGRITVQVKSREECLDPTEKGCATPVCELRVVDSGPGITPGDLQRLFTPFTQLESHLTRKYQGTGLGLAICKRIAEAHGGSIWAESDYGHGSSFILRIPLQRPLPEDNEDQVAQGLFGGHWATDPLTGILLHHNFIDLGKRVCAYHCREDRPFAILRLECRQGTITKDFLPVIELLKRDVRQYEILVHAEQPGAYYIILLTSDSQTVAGAHERLARNLAAVNWRCGVQTACYPEDGETFEELLIALGRNNNGGSCEVR from the coding sequence ATGCAGGTATCGTTTTCCATAACCAAGAAATTTTTCGTCCTGGCGATTCTCCTGGTTACTTTGACTGCTGCCGTGTTCGGCTTTTCCTTTTGGTCCACTAATCATTTTACGAGCGACGTTCAGCGGGTGAGCATCGTCGCCAGGGAGAGGATGCTGGCCCACGAGATGGTTTGGAATCTTTTTGAGGCGATCAGCCATGCCGAAGGTGTCGAGGCGGAGCGCTTGGCCCGGCTGGTCCGTGACCAGAAGCTGCCGAACTTCGAAAAGATGCTTCGTGCCATTGGTGATGGCTCGACTGCGGAGGGCCTGTTGCCAATGGACACTGGGCACTACGACAGTGCGCTCAGCGCTTATGCCGAGCTTGTCTCCGAGTGGCAGAAATCGTTCCGACCGGCCCTGCTCCAGGTGTCTGCGGTAATATTGTCCAGCGAGGCAGGGGAGAAGGAGGAAAGACCGCTCACCAATCTTCATGCTATCCTGAGCCAGGAACTCAAGACCTACATCGAACGCCTTGACCGTTTTTCCTCGATGATGGTTGACAACTACACTGCCGAACTGCATCATCATAACATAATCCTCTTTGTCTTTCTGGTGGTAGTGATGGCCCTCCTTGGAGGGATAGCAGTCGTGGTCCGCCGCTGTTTCGTCCAACCGATCAAGGACTTGGCTCAGGCCGCTCAAGCGGTGACTGCCGGTGATCTGTCGGTCGCCGTGACGGTGAACAGCCGGGACGAACTCAGTGGCTTGGCCACTAATTTCAATGGGATGACCGCAGCTATTTCAGACAGCCTGAGAGACAATGCCCGCCTGCTCCAGCGTTTCAAATCCTTGTCCCGCACTATCGGTCTGGTGCTTTCCGTTACCGAGATCGAAACGCTTCTCCGGGATATAGCTGAGGAGGCCTGCCGGCTGGTCGGGGCCCGCTACGGAGCGGTGGGGATCCGCGACCAGCATGGAGGCTATGAATACTTCATCCACACTGGCCTCAGCTCGGACGTATTGGCCGAGCTGAGGGAAAAATATGGCCTGCCCCAGAACCGTGGCCTGCTGCGGGAAATATTTAATGTCGATCACCCGTTGCGGGTCGCAGATATCGCGGCCCATCCGTCAGCAATAGGTTTCCCGGCAGGCCACCCCGTAATGCGAACCTATCTGGGTGTGCCGGTACGGCTACAGGGCTTGACCATTGGCGCTATCTATCTTGTCGACCGGACCGATGGTGAGCCCTTCTCCGAGGCGGATGAGGAACTGATCAGCGCCCTCGCCAATGGCACGGCCCTGGCAATCAATAATGTCCGGGTTATGACAAAGTTAACGGAACGCAACCAGGAGCTGGATATCCTTAACAGGATGGCGGCCTCTACTCGAAAATTTGAGAACCTTGAGACACTTCTGGCGAATATCCTTGATGAGATTCTTACCTTGAAGTCCCTCCGCCTTTTGAAAAAAGGCGCTATCTTCCTGAGCGATCCAAAGAATCAGGTCCTGCGGATGGCGGTTGAGAGAAACTTTGGCGAGCCGATTAAAAAATCCTGTCGAGAAGTTCCCTACGGTTACTGTCTTTGCGGGTTAGCCGCCGCTAACAAAAAAATAATCGAATGCCCGGCCTGTGTGAAAGACAGTCGGCACGTCATCTATTATGAGGGTATGGAAGAGCACGGCCATATCATCCTCCCACTTCAAGATGGAGATGAGGTGATTGGGGTGCTCTGCCTCTACCTCCCGCCTTTTACCGAGTTGAAAGATAGCGAGCGTCGCCTCTTTCAGGCCATGGCCGACATCGTTGCCATTGCTGTCTGCAACAGCCAGACCTTCGAGGCAATCGAGCATAAAGTTAAGACCCGCACCGCCGAACTGGAGATGGCCACCAACGAGTTGATTATTTCTAAAGAGGCGGCTGAGGCGGCCAATACCGCCAAGAGCGAGTTCCTGGCCAATATGAGCCATGAACTGCGCACTCCGCTGAATGCTATCATTGGTTTTTCCGAGATATTGATAAATGGTGTCGCCGGTCCCATGACCGACGGCCAGAAAGACTATCTCCAGGACGTCTACACCAGTGGTCAGCACTTACTGGCCCTGATCAACTCCATTCTTGATCTTGCTAAGATCGAGGCGGGCCGGATTGAACTTGAATATAAAACAGTGAACATTAGTGAGCTGATCAATGAGAGTCTGCTCTTTATTCGTGAAAAGACAATGACTCACGGTCTTGAGGTGACTGTAACGGTCGAGCCGGAGAACGTTAAGGTCGAGGCCGACCCTTTCCGTTTAAAACAGTTGCTGGTTAACCTGCTCTCTAACGCCGCCAAGTTCACTCCTGATGGCGGCCGGATCACGGTGCAGGTGAAATCGAGGGAGGAGTGCCTTGATCCGACGGAAAAAGGTTGCGCCACCCCTGTCTGCGAGTTGCGGGTAGTAGACAGCGGTCCCGGTATCACCCCTGGCGACCTTCAGAGACTCTTTACCCCCTTTACCCAGTTGGAGTCACATCTGACCCGCAAGTATCAGGGCACAGGCCTGGGGCTTGCTATCTGCAAACGGATCGCCGAGGCCCACGGCGGATCGATCTGGGCGGAGAGCGACTACGGCCACGGCAGTAGTTTCATTCTGCGCATCCCGCTGCAGAGGCCGTTGCCAGAGGATAATGAGGACCAGGTGGCCCAGGGCTTGTTTGGCGGTCACTGGGCCACTGATCCACTTACCGGTATTCTTCTTCACCATAACTTCATAGATCTCGGTAAGCGGGTCTGCGCCTACCACTGCCGAGAGGATCGCCCGTTTGCCATCCTCCGCCTGGAATGCCGGCAAGGGACAATCACCAAAGATTTCCTGCCGGTCATCGAGCTGCTGAAACGGGACGTGCGGCAGTACGAGATCCTGGTCCATGCCGAGCAGCCCGGGGCCTATTACATCATTCTCCTCACCTCTGATTCTCAAACTGTGGCCGGGGCCCATGAGCGGTTGGCCCGTAACCTGGCAGCGGTGAATTGGCGGTGCGGCGTCCAGACTGCGTGTTATCCAGAGGACGGCGAAACGTTTGAGGAGCTGCTGATCGCTCTGGGGAGAAACAATAACGGCGGATCTTGCGAGGTGCGGTAG
- a CDS encoding response regulator, protein MKILVIEDTPANMKLVCDLLRHSGYTVLSAVDADQGIDLARQELPDLVLMDIQLPGMDGITATRLLKNDEATRHIKIIALTAFAMKGDREKMLAAGCDDYIAKPIRYKEFLETISVVAGRGRRVG, encoded by the coding sequence ATGAAGATTTTGGTAATCGAAGACACTCCGGCCAATATGAAGCTGGTATGCGATTTACTTAGACATTCAGGCTACACCGTACTGTCTGCAGTCGATGCCGACCAAGGCATCGACCTGGCTCGTCAGGAACTGCCGGATCTGGTGCTGATGGACATCCAACTTCCCGGTATGGACGGCATTACCGCTACCCGGTTGCTGAAGAACGACGAGGCAACCAGGCATATCAAGATCATCGCCCTTACCGCTTTTGCCATGAAGGGGGATCGGGAGAAGATGCTTGCGGCCGGGTGCGACGATTATATTGCCAAGCCGATTCGGTATAAGGAGTTTCTCGAGACCATCAGCGTTGTTGCCGGCAGGGGGAGGCGCGTTGGATAA
- a CDS encoding response regulator produces MTRNNDHHQASGYIPMRKSFSLLYGAMIIILLAFIANGSWFSSEISGLNQAINLAGSERMRTFQIAYLLTRAESETSPQREETLGHVAMEMVRFEEILNALKDGSKKYQLRDVAAEEIDQALQKLIHQWEEEFKPRLNSIMISSSADRLKLLEDYNRKVHEFVEVDINGLVVLFVAKMDRCQLIFIYGRYLLTLLAVILIALNLVYVRRRILTPLSALLQDTEEVIRGNYAVVATVATNNELRLFAERFNSMTRAIADSFAILEETVQQRTEELALVNSRMQSFFDSAPDAILSIRPEDKTVILFSRGAEKVFGYRAEEVLGKNVRMLMPEPFHSNHDTFVNNYINTGVKKIIGIIREVKARRKDGEIIDIDLSVSESITPSGRIFNAIIRDTSDRVKAEREMKKMSSAIEQSVESVVITDRGGTIEYVNPAFARLTGYSAAEVLGKNPRILKSGKLPKKFYEEMWETILNGNIWQGELINRKKDGALFYEVATITPIKDVQGQITHFVAMKNDITARKQAEQKILQKNSELEARLVYDRTFVRIATIFTTTFDRKLALQKMLALLAEALPFPCSAFYAYDEWVGKLVCEAFCGMGGDLQHEFDLREGLVGRAVTDGQPIVIEGTDDFPLAIETGVGGIQPKAVLLQPILYQEKIQGVLVIASVVPSSQYDRDFIERIASNLGIALQNLKQYSDLRDLSEQLKLRGLEVAEKNRQLEEANRLKSEFLANMSHELRTPLNAIIGFSEVLKDEVMGELTPIQLEYSTEIFSSGQHLLSLINDILDLSKIEAGKMTLDLEPVNIPELLDNSLTVIKEKAMNHRIRLGLEVDESIGKMQVDARKFKQIVYNLLANAVKFTPDGGSVTIAAKVAAGEAGAGEWLEISITDTGIGISERDLAQLFQAFVQVDGSYSRKYEGTGLGLAMVKRLTELHGGTVVAESVPDKGSTFTVRLPYRKVEESGPDIAAPHPLALNHSATERATHHLPGNQLILIVEDDDQAAGLLRVQLEKNGYQTLRAATAEEGLIMARDSRPDLITLDILLPGMDGWQFLERIKAERELAGIPVVVISIVANQQKGFSLGAANVLQKPVSKEALLQSVFDLGGLVMTKGRPLRILVVDDDPRAVEIASRHLEGAGNQVLRAYGGQEAIEIAQRERPDLVISDLMMPEVSGFDVVAGLRSDPETREIPVIILTAKIVTPEDRKILEGSVVRIVRKADFSPALFLADVKKAIARRQERIFPGQPAADLQTQPEHRSQTIAPVPAANREPQPLVLVIEDNPRESDLIKLYMADLGYRVIQAANGREGLELMSSTRPDLITLDMMMPETDGLTFLDLKAQMSEFSDIPVLVISAAADSDKIGAMGVRAVLRKPLRQGELMQVISTLGLQAPEGGKVKILLIDDDPRAIKIISSYFNNADYEIHKEYGGRAGVETARREKPDVIVLDLMMPDMNGFQVLEELKKQQDTCDIPVIILSAKLLTNEERAVLASQVQIVVGKAQLSRDDFVKELQRLLVTNKTKS; encoded by the coding sequence ATGACCCGCAACAACGATCACCACCAAGCCAGCGGCTATATCCCGATGCGCAAGTCATTTTCTCTGCTGTATGGAGCGATGATCATTATTCTCCTGGCCTTCATTGCCAACGGCAGCTGGTTTTCCAGTGAGATCAGCGGCCTGAACCAGGCAATCAACCTGGCCGGCTCCGAGCGGATGCGCACCTTCCAGATCGCCTACCTCCTCACCAGGGCCGAAAGTGAAACCTCGCCCCAGCGGGAGGAGACCCTAGGCCATGTAGCCATGGAGATGGTCCGTTTTGAGGAGATCTTGAACGCCTTAAAGGATGGCAGCAAGAAGTATCAGCTGCGCGATGTTGCAGCTGAAGAAATTGATCAGGCGCTGCAAAAACTCATTCACCAGTGGGAAGAAGAGTTCAAGCCCCGGCTCAACTCCATCATGATCTCCTCCTCCGCCGACAGATTGAAGTTGCTTGAAGATTATAACCGCAAGGTCCATGAGTTTGTGGAAGTGGACATTAATGGGCTCGTTGTTCTATTCGTCGCCAAAATGGACAGGTGTCAGCTGATCTTTATCTACGGTCGCTATCTCCTTACTCTACTGGCCGTTATCCTGATCGCCCTCAATCTGGTGTATGTTCGCCGGCGGATACTTACACCCCTTAGCGCCCTGTTGCAGGATACCGAGGAGGTGATCCGGGGTAATTACGCGGTGGTCGCCACGGTTGCAACCAACAACGAGCTGCGTCTTTTTGCCGAGCGGTTCAACTCCATGACCCGGGCCATTGCCGACTCCTTCGCCATCTTGGAGGAGACAGTCCAGCAACGGACCGAGGAGCTGGCCCTGGTCAATTCCCGGATGCAGTCTTTTTTTGACAGCGCACCTGACGCCATCCTCTCCATCCGCCCGGAGGATAAGACCGTTATTCTCTTCAGCCGTGGGGCAGAGAAGGTTTTCGGTTACCGGGCCGAGGAGGTGCTGGGCAAAAACGTCAGGATGCTGATGCCCGAACCCTTTCACTCCAATCACGACACCTTTGTCAATAACTACATCAACACCGGGGTCAAGAAGATTATCGGCATCATCCGGGAGGTGAAGGCACGGCGCAAGGATGGTGAGATCATCGATATCGACCTGTCGGTGAGTGAGAGCATCACCCCCTCCGGCCGGATATTCAATGCCATTATCCGCGACACCTCGGACCGGGTCAAGGCCGAGCGGGAGATGAAGAAAATGTCCAGCGCCATCGAGCAGTCGGTGGAATCGGTGGTGATCACCGATCGGGGCGGCACCATCGAATACGTCAATCCGGCCTTTGCCCGGTTGACTGGTTATAGCGCCGCTGAGGTCCTTGGCAAGAATCCACGGATTCTGAAGTCCGGGAAGCTCCCCAAGAAGTTCTATGAGGAGATGTGGGAGACGATCCTTAACGGCAATATCTGGCAAGGTGAGCTCATTAATCGCAAAAAGGACGGCGCCTTGTTCTACGAGGTGGCAACCATCACTCCGATTAAGGACGTCCAGGGGCAAATCACCCATTTTGTGGCCATGAAGAACGATATTACCGCCCGCAAACAGGCGGAACAGAAGATCTTGCAAAAAAACAGCGAACTTGAGGCCCGACTGGTTTATGATCGGACCTTTGTTCGGATCGCCACCATCTTCACCACCACCTTTGACCGCAAGCTCGCCCTGCAGAAGATGCTGGCTCTGCTGGCCGAAGCGCTCCCCTTTCCCTGTTCGGCGTTTTATGCCTATGACGAGTGGGTCGGTAAGTTGGTTTGCGAGGCCTTCTGCGGCATGGGCGGTGATCTTCAGCATGAATTTGACCTGCGGGAGGGTTTGGTCGGCCGAGCGGTAACCGATGGCCAACCGATCGTTATCGAGGGCACGGATGATTTTCCCTTGGCCATCGAAACCGGGGTGGGCGGAATTCAGCCCAAGGCTGTACTCTTGCAGCCTATTTTGTATCAGGAAAAAATTCAAGGAGTGCTGGTAATCGCCTCCGTGGTGCCTTCCAGTCAGTATGACCGGGATTTCATAGAGCGGATTGCCAGCAATCTCGGCATTGCCCTGCAGAACTTGAAGCAGTACAGCGATCTCAGAGATCTCTCCGAGCAACTCAAGCTGCGCGGCCTCGAGGTGGCGGAAAAGAACCGGCAGCTCGAGGAGGCCAACCGGCTGAAGAGCGAGTTCCTGGCCAATATGTCCCATGAACTGCGCACTCCGTTGAACGCCATCATCGGGTTTTCCGAGGTGTTGAAGGACGAAGTAATGGGTGAGCTGACTCCGATCCAGCTGGAATACTCAACCGAGATTTTTAGCAGCGGCCAGCACCTGCTTTCCCTGATCAATGATATTCTTGATCTCTCCAAAATCGAGGCCGGTAAGATGACCCTCGATCTTGAGCCGGTGAATATCCCGGAACTCTTGGATAACAGCCTGACCGTAATCAAGGAGAAGGCCATGAACCACCGCATCCGGCTTGGCCTCGAGGTTGATGAGTCAATTGGCAAGATGCAGGTGGATGCCAGGAAGTTCAAGCAGATCGTCTACAATCTCTTGGCCAATGCGGTGAAATTCACCCCTGACGGCGGCTCTGTTACAATTGCCGCTAAAGTAGCGGCAGGGGAAGCAGGGGCAGGTGAGTGGTTGGAGATATCGATCACCGACACCGGCATCGGCATCAGTGAGAGGGACCTCGCCCAGTTGTTTCAAGCCTTTGTTCAGGTGGATGGCTCTTACTCTCGCAAATACGAGGGTACCGGTCTGGGTCTTGCCATGGTCAAGCGGCTGACGGAACTCCACGGTGGCACAGTAGTCGCGGAGAGTGTCCCAGACAAGGGCTCAACCTTTACTGTCAGGCTGCCTTATCGGAAAGTCGAGGAGTCCGGGCCGGATATCGCGGCTCCTCACCCCTTGGCCTTAAACCATAGCGCCACCGAACGGGCTACTCACCACTTACCAGGGAATCAACTGATATTGATCGTCGAGGATGATGATCAGGCTGCCGGACTGCTTCGGGTCCAACTTGAGAAAAATGGCTACCAGACGCTGCGGGCCGCAACCGCCGAGGAAGGGCTGATCATGGCCCGTGACTCCCGGCCCGACCTGATAACCCTGGACATTTTGCTGCCCGGCATGGACGGCTGGCAGTTTCTGGAAAGAATCAAGGCCGAGCGGGAACTGGCCGGAATCCCGGTGGTGGTAATTTCCATCGTCGCTAACCAGCAGAAAGGATTTTCGTTGGGCGCGGCCAATGTGCTGCAAAAGCCGGTGAGCAAAGAGGCCCTCCTGCAGTCGGTTTTTGATCTCGGCGGGCTGGTAATGACAAAAGGCCGACCGTTGAGGATTCTGGTCGTGGACGATGATCCGCGGGCGGTGGAGATCGCCAGTCGGCATCTTGAAGGGGCCGGAAACCAAGTGCTGCGAGCCTATGGCGGCCAGGAGGCCATCGAGATCGCCCAGCGGGAGCGCCCTGATCTGGTGATCAGTGATCTGATGATGCCGGAGGTAAGCGGTTTCGACGTGGTGGCCGGTCTGCGCAGCGATCCGGAGACCAGAGAAATCCCGGTCATTATTTTGACCGCCAAGATAGTCACCCCTGAAGATCGAAAAATTCTGGAGGGGTCTGTGGTGCGGATCGTGCGGAAGGCCGACTTTAGTCCCGCGTTGTTTTTGGCGGATGTGAAAAAGGCCATAGCGAGGCGCCAAGAGAGAATCTTCCCTGGCCAGCCTGCCGCAGACTTGCAAACGCAACCTGAGCACCGGTCGCAAACCATAGCTCCCGTCCCGGCTGCGAACCGTGAGCCCCAACCCCTGGTTCTGGTTATCGAGGACAATCCCCGGGAGTCTGATCTGATCAAACTGTATATGGCCGACCTGGGCTATCGAGTGATCCAGGCAGCCAATGGCAGAGAAGGATTGGAGCTGATGTCCTCAACCCGGCCGGATCTCATCACCCTGGATATGATGATGCCGGAAACAGATGGGCTCACTTTTCTGGACCTCAAGGCGCAGATGTCCGAATTCTCCGATATTCCGGTGTTGGTCATCTCGGCAGCTGCAGATAGCGACAAGATAGGCGCCATGGGTGTCCGGGCCGTTTTACGAAAACCCCTGCGCCAGGGAGAACTGATGCAGGTGATCAGTACCCTGGGACTTCAGGCCCCTGAGGGTGGCAAGGTAAAAATTCTGCTGATCGACGACGACCCGCGAGCAATCAAGATCATATCCTCGTATTTCAACAATGCCGATTATGAGATTCACAAGGAGTATGGTGGCCGGGCCGGGGTGGAAACAGCTCGACGGGAAAAACCGGATGTCATTGTCCTGGATCTGATGATGCCGGACATGAATGGCTTTCAGGTGTTGGAGGAACTGAAAAAACAGCAGGACACCTGCGATATCCCGGTGATCATCCTCTCTGCTAAACTTCTGACCAACGAAGAGCGTGCCGTTCTTGCCAGCCAGGTCCAGATCGTCGTTGGCAAGGCACAACTTAGTCGTGATGATTTTGTCAAAGAGCTGCAGCGATTGTTGGTGACAAACAAGACCAAAAGTTGA
- a CDS encoding response regulator yields the protein MKILIVEDNPKNLKLASGILARSGYSVISAEDGDSGLLMARQERPDLILMDIQLPGMDGLTATKLLKGAPETSHIKIIALTAFAMKGDRERMIAAGCDDYISKPIRYKEFLATVASWLPKE from the coding sequence ATGAAAATATTGATCGTCGAAGACAATCCGAAAAATCTTAAACTGGCATCCGGTATCCTTGCCCGGTCAGGCTATTCGGTGATCAGCGCCGAAGACGGTGACAGTGGCCTGCTTATGGCCCGGCAAGAGCGGCCAGACTTGATCCTTATGGATATTCAGCTGCCCGGGATGGATGGACTGACGGCCACCAAACTGTTGAAAGGAGCGCCCGAGACTTCCCATATCAAGATCATCGCCTTGACCGCCTTTGCCATGAAGGGAGACCGCGAACGGATGATTGCGGCCGGTTGCGATGACTATATCTCCAAGCCGATCCGCTATAAGGAGTTTCTGGCCACGGTGGCATCGTGGCTGCCCAAGGAGTGA